Part of the Xanthomonas sp. SI genome is shown below.
CTGCCCGCCTGCTCCTGGTCGACGACGACGAACGTCTGCGCGAACTGCTGCGCCGCTATCTGGAAAGCCAGGACTTTTCGGTGAAGGCGGTGGCCGACGGCGCCCAGTTGCAGCAGGCGCTGGCGCGCGGCCATTACGACCTGGTGGTGCTGGACCTGATGCTGCCAGGCGAGAACGGCCTGGAGATCTGCCGGCGCCTGCGCGGCCAGGGCGACACCACGCCGATCGTGATGCTCACCGCCAAGGGCGACGAGATCGACCGCATCGTCGGCCTGGAGATCGGCGCCGACGACTACCTGCCCAAGCCGGTCAACCCGCGCGAGCTGCTGGCACGGATCCGCGCGGTGCTGCGCCGTACCGGACCGGCCGGCGCCGGCGCACCGCAGCCGGACGGCGGCGAGATCGGCTTCGGCCGCTTCCGCCTGCACCTGGGCCGGCGCGAACTCAGCCGCGACGGACAGCCGTTGAAACTGACCACCGCCGAGTTCGCGGTGCTGTCGGTGCTGCTGCGGCATCCGCAGCAGCCGCTCAGCCGCGACCGCCTGATGAGCCTGGCGCACGGCCGCGAACACGACGCCTTCGCGCGCAGCATTGACGTCACCGTGGCGCGATTGCGCAAGTTGCTCGAAGACGACGCGCGCACGCCGCGGCTGATCCAGACCGTGTGGGGCATCGGCTACGTCTACGTGCCGCCGCAGGCCGCGCCATGAGCCGCATCCGCCGCACCGGCGATGGCTGGCCGCGTAGCCTGTTCGGGCAACTGGCGCTGGTGATCGCGCTGGTACTGGCCGGCGCCGGCCTGATGGCGCTGCTGCTCGGCCGCGAACTGGCACTGCGTCCTGCCGCGCAACAGCTGCTGCGCACGCTGGACGGGTTCGCCAATGTCGCCGAGGCGCTGCAGCGCTCGCCATCGGCCGCGGCGTTGGAGCCGGCCCTGCACGAGGCCGGGCTGCAGGTCCGGCACGATCCGCCGCCGGCCGCCAAGCGCGCCGGCGTGCTGGCCGACGAAGTGCAACGGCGCGCCGCCGGTCAGCTCGGCCCGGGGCGGGAACTGCGCCGCGGCGAAGACGGTGCGATGTGGCTCAAGCTGGCCACGCCCGATCCGCTGTGGGTGGCGTTCTCCGGCGAACGCCGCGGCCATGGCGTGCGCCGCTTCTCGGTGGCATTGCTGGCCGCCTGCGCGCTGCTGGTCTGGCTGGCCGCGGCCTATTTCGCACGGCGCCTGGTGCTGCCACTGCGGCAACTGGCCCTGGCGGCGCCGCATATCGTACGTGGCGACGGCGCCGTGCCGATCGCTGGCGGCGGCCCGCGCGAGGTGAACGACCTGGCGCGCGCCCTGGCCGATGCCAGTGCCGACGTCCGCAACGCCGCAGCCGAGCGCAGTTTGCTGCTGGCCGGCATCTCGCACGACGTGCGCACGCCGCTGACCCGCCTGCAATACGCGCTCGCGCTGCTGCCGCAGGTGGAGCCGGAGCTGCGCGACGGCATGGAGCGCGACATCGGCGAGATCGACGCGATCCTGGCGCAGTTCATCGCCTATGCCCGCGACGGCCGCGACGAAGCCAGCGCGCCACTGGACCTGTCCGAACTGTGCAGGCATGCGCTGGGTGCGACGCGCGCGGCCTGGGAGGTCGAACTGCCGGAGCAGGCGCCGCTGTACGCCAAGCCGATGGCGCTGCAGCGCGCGCTCGGCAACCTGATCGGCAATGCCGAGCGCCACGGCGCCGCACCGTTCCAGTTGCGCCTGGCGCGCGACGGCGATGGCTGGCGCATCGAGGTGCGCGACCACGGCCCTGGGCTGGATCCGGCACTGGCCGCAAGCGCGCAGCAACCTTTCGTGCACGGCGGCCACGGCGGCAGCGGATTGGGCTTGGCGATCGTCGAGCGCGTCGCCCGCCAGCACCACGGCGAACTGCGCCTGGACAACGCCGCCCCGCACGGGCTGCGCGCGACCCTGCGGGTGCGCGAGGCATGAGCGCCGGCGCCCTGGCGACGCCGGCCGCCATGCGCGCCGCACCGACCACTGCCGCAGCGCGCGCCGCAATCGCATCGGCAACGCATCGCGCCACCCTCCCCGCCCACGCCTGCGCCCTCCAAGGACTCCGCTCATGACCTCGTTCGCCCGCATCTTGCTCGGTGTAACCCTGCTGCTGACCGCGCTGCACGCCGCAGCGCTGCATGCGCAGGATGGCCGCCTGCGCGAACGGCTGCGCGAGCGTCTGGCGCAGTCGGCCACCGCGCCGCGCGCGCCGTTGCCTGAGGGAGCGCGCGTGCTGCGCGATGTCGCCTACGGCGCCGATCCAGCGCAACGTTTCGATGTCTACCTGCCCGTCAATGCGCGCAACGCGCCGCTGATCGTGATGGTGCACGGCGGCGGCTGGGCGAACGGCGACAAGGACAATCCCGGCGTCGCCGCCAACAAGGTCGCGCACTGGTTGCCGCAGGGCTACGCGCTGGTGTCGGTGAACTACCGCCTGCTGCCGCAGGCCACGCCGCTGCAACAGGCCGGCGATGTCGCCCTCGCGGTGGCCAAGGTGCAGGCGCTGGCCGCAGGCTGGGGCGCCGATGGCGCGAGGATGGTGTTGATGGGGCACTCGGCCGGCGCGCACCTGGTGGCTCTGCTGGACCTGTCGCCGACGCTGCTGGCGCAGGCCGGCGCGCACGCGCCGCTGGCCACCGTGGCGCTGGACAGCGCCGCAATGGACGTGGAGCAGGTGATGCAGGCGCGGCACCTGCCGCTGTACGACCGCGCCTTCGGCAGCCAGCGCAGCGACTGGATCGCCGCCTCGCCGTATCACCAGATGGGCAGCGCCGCGCCGCCGCTGCTGGCGGTGTGTTCCAGCCGCCGCGCCGACGCCTGCGCGCAGGCCCGGCACCTGGCCGACAAGGCGACGGCGCGGCGGATTCGCGTCGAGGTGCTGCCGCAGGACCGCAGCCACGCCGAGATCAACCACGACCTGGGCCTGCCCTCGGCCTATACCGACGCGGTGGACGCGTTCCTGCGCTCGTTGCGCTGATCGCTTGCCGGCGCGGATCGCCTGCGCCTGGCCTCAGCCCGCCGGCCAGCGCTGCAACAACAGCGGCAAGGCCACCGCCGCACTGTCGCGCCAGTGCAGGTCGGCGCGCGAGGACAGGCCACTGGGCTCGGGGTTGATTTCGACCACGTAGGCGCCGCGCTCCTTGGCGCGCAGCGGCAGCCCGGCCGCCGGATAGACCAGGCCGGAGCTGCCGATTACCAGCACCAGGTCGGCCGCATCGGCAGCGCTCTCGGCACGCGCCCAGTCGGCGGCCGGCAGCGCCTCGCCGAACCACACCACACCCGGACGCACCGCGCCGCCGCAGGCCGCGCACACCGGCGGCGCCAGGCGCTGGGTCGGCGCCTGTACGTCGATCGGCGGCAGCAGGCCGTGCCAGGTCTGGCTGCAGTCGCCGCAGCGCAACGCCGACAAGCGCCCATGCACATGCGCGGCGACCTCGCTGCCGGCGCGCTGGTGCAGGTCGTCCACGTTCTGGGTCGCCAGGGTGGTGCTCTTCAGTCCGGCCAGGCGCACCAGCGCGTGGTGTCCGGCGTGCGGCTGCGCCTGGGCGACGATCGCCATGCGCCAGCGGTACCAACCCCAGACCAGCGCGGGGTCCGCCCGCCACGCCTCTTCGGTGGCCAGCTGCTGCGGATCGAAGCGTGCCCACAGGCTGTCGTCCTGGCCACGGAAGGTCGGCACGCCGCTCTCGGCGGACATGCCCGCGCCGGTGAGGACCAGCAGGCGGCGCGCGCCCTGAATGAAGGCGGCAACGGTATCGGCGTTGTAGGCGGAGCTGAGCATGGCGCACGCAAAAGTGATGGTCTTCGCACTATTACATTGACCCAGTTCCGTCTCAATCTGCAGCACAGCAATGCCGCCGTGGCTGTGGGTGCGGCAAAAGTCTCGTACGAAGGCGATGCGATCGCTATCGCCAGACCGCCGGGCCACTGCCGTCGGCGCTGTCATCGTCATCGCGTGAGGCGTTGCTGGTGCTCTGGCTGTTGCTCTGGCTGTTGCTGGGGCTTTGGCTTTGGCTTTTGACCTACCGGTTCCCTTCCGAAGCGGCGGCCATGGCGGGGAAAAACCCGAAGGGCGGCGCACAAGGATGTGCGCCGTTCGCGGCAGGGGCAGGATGCCCCTTCCGCGAATCCCCGGTAT
Proteins encoded:
- the ompR gene encoding two-component system response regulator OmpR, whose amino-acid sequence is MNDAPARLLLVDDDERLRELLRRYLESQDFSVKAVADGAQLQQALARGHYDLVVLDLMLPGENGLEICRRLRGQGDTTPIVMLTAKGDEIDRIVGLEIGADDYLPKPVNPRELLARIRAVLRRTGPAGAGAPQPDGGEIGFGRFRLHLGRRELSRDGQPLKLTTAEFAVLSVLLRHPQQPLSRDRLMSLAHGREHDAFARSIDVTVARLRKLLEDDARTPRLIQTVWGIGYVYVPPQAAP
- a CDS encoding NAD-dependent deacylase yields the protein MLSSAYNADTVAAFIQGARRLLVLTGAGMSAESGVPTFRGQDDSLWARFDPQQLATEEAWRADPALVWGWYRWRMAIVAQAQPHAGHHALVRLAGLKSTTLATQNVDDLHQRAGSEVAAHVHGRLSALRCGDCSQTWHGLLPPIDVQAPTQRLAPPVCAACGGAVRPGVVWFGEALPAADWARAESAADAADLVLVIGSSGLVYPAAGLPLRAKERGAYVVEINPEPSGLSSRADLHWRDSAAVALPLLLQRWPAG
- a CDS encoding alpha/beta hydrolase, whose translation is MTSFARILLGVTLLLTALHAAALHAQDGRLRERLRERLAQSATAPRAPLPEGARVLRDVAYGADPAQRFDVYLPVNARNAPLIVMVHGGGWANGDKDNPGVAANKVAHWLPQGYALVSVNYRLLPQATPLQQAGDVALAVAKVQALAAGWGADGARMVLMGHSAGAHLVALLDLSPTLLAQAGAHAPLATVALDSAAMDVEQVMQARHLPLYDRAFGSQRSDWIAASPYHQMGSAAPPLLAVCSSRRADACAQARHLADKATARRIRVEVLPQDRSHAEINHDLGLPSAYTDAVDAFLRSLR
- a CDS encoding ATP-binding protein, which translates into the protein MSRIRRTGDGWPRSLFGQLALVIALVLAGAGLMALLLGRELALRPAAQQLLRTLDGFANVAEALQRSPSAAALEPALHEAGLQVRHDPPPAAKRAGVLADEVQRRAAGQLGPGRELRRGEDGAMWLKLATPDPLWVAFSGERRGHGVRRFSVALLAACALLVWLAAAYFARRLVLPLRQLALAAPHIVRGDGAVPIAGGGPREVNDLARALADASADVRNAAAERSLLLAGISHDVRTPLTRLQYALALLPQVEPELRDGMERDIGEIDAILAQFIAYARDGRDEASAPLDLSELCRHALGATRAAWEVELPEQAPLYAKPMALQRALGNLIGNAERHGAAPFQLRLARDGDGWRIEVRDHGPGLDPALAASAQQPFVHGGHGGSGLGLAIVERVARQHHGELRLDNAAPHGLRATLRVREA